From Catenulispora sp. GP43, one genomic window encodes:
- a CDS encoding AAA family ATPase yields MSHDTRYQLLGRDRELETLDRLLRDVRDGHSRVLVLRGEAGIGKSALLEHAAAQAAGAARAGQSRQVQVVRTAGVEAESDFAYSALQQLCAPLLAHLDRLPPVQQEALRVAFGLSSGNPPEMMLVGMATLGLFAEAAAASPLVCLVDDAQWLDLMSRLVLAFVGRRLDAEAVALIFAERLADGEADGPAGLAGLAGLPSLAVTGLTDADARTLLQEALPGQVDARVRDRIVAESGGNPLALLELPRSRTAAELAFGFGGHGGHGPHGSGPGIAGAGVATRVEDGFRRRVEALPPQTRTLLLVAAVEPVGDAPLLWRALDLLDVGPDAAAPAEAADLITMGAPVRFRHPLVRSAVWRGADAVALRAAHRALAEATDADRDPDRRAWHRAHGSVEPDEDVAAALERSADRALARGGRAAAGSFLERAAALTPDAQGRARRALAAAQAYLDSGLLTRVPDLVTAAELGRLDPLQGATAARLRAMATHMVNPGHGAVGPLLDAAAGLRDLDPAAARLTSLVALGAALSAGRNDQDGLRRAAEVVRDLPTGQDAAGQLARGLLTWAVDGPVAAVAPLEQALRSFADSQGLPLLWYAASVAMELGDLRALQDITERAVRSARETGARSTLPWALAHRAAAVGYAGSFSEAEDLLAEAAAAQQAVGMPTERAARAVVAAHRGRKQAALELADSMDRNGEQQGLGRQIGLAAYARAILYNGSGDYPLALQAATRGLEYPDFAIHYCTLSELVEAATRAGEPATAAHACERLSDWTRADTPWALGACALASALTAEQKLAEDRYREAIDHFTRGGLGTFTARARLLFGEWLRRQNRRSQARDELRAAHEASITIGMEAFAERARRELLATGETVRKRTVGAPVLTPQEAQIARLAAAGQSNAEIGAELFLSPRTVEWHLRNVFAKAGISSRRELGGALLR; encoded by the coding sequence ATGTCGCACGACACGAGGTACCAGTTGCTCGGCCGCGACCGCGAACTGGAGACGCTGGACCGCCTGCTGCGGGACGTGCGCGACGGGCACAGCCGGGTGTTGGTGCTGCGCGGGGAGGCCGGCATCGGCAAGTCGGCGCTGCTGGAGCATGCGGCCGCGCAGGCGGCGGGGGCGGCGCGGGCCGGACAGTCCCGGCAGGTGCAGGTGGTCCGCACCGCGGGCGTCGAGGCCGAGTCGGACTTCGCGTATTCGGCGCTGCAACAGCTTTGCGCCCCGCTGCTGGCGCACCTGGACCGGCTGCCGCCGGTGCAGCAGGAGGCGCTGCGTGTGGCCTTCGGACTGAGCTCGGGCAACCCGCCGGAGATGATGCTGGTCGGAATGGCGACGCTGGGGCTGTTCGCCGAGGCCGCGGCCGCCTCGCCCCTGGTGTGCCTGGTCGACGACGCGCAGTGGCTGGACCTGATGTCGCGGCTGGTGCTGGCGTTCGTCGGGCGGCGGCTGGACGCCGAGGCGGTGGCGCTGATCTTCGCCGAGCGGCTCGCCGACGGCGAGGCGGACGGGCCGGCCGGGCTGGCCGGGTTGGCAGGACTGCCGAGTCTGGCCGTGACCGGCCTCACGGACGCCGACGCGCGCACGCTGCTGCAGGAGGCGCTGCCCGGCCAGGTCGACGCGCGCGTGCGCGACCGGATCGTCGCCGAGTCCGGCGGCAACCCGCTGGCCCTGCTGGAGCTGCCGCGCAGCCGGACCGCGGCGGAGCTGGCGTTCGGCTTCGGCGGTCACGGCGGGCACGGCCCTCACGGCAGCGGACCGGGCATCGCCGGTGCGGGCGTGGCGACCCGCGTCGAGGACGGTTTCCGCCGACGCGTGGAGGCGCTGCCGCCGCAGACCCGCACCCTGCTGCTGGTGGCAGCCGTGGAACCCGTCGGCGACGCGCCGCTGCTGTGGCGGGCCCTGGACCTGCTGGACGTCGGCCCCGACGCGGCCGCCCCGGCCGAGGCCGCGGACCTGATCACCATGGGCGCCCCGGTCCGCTTCCGCCACCCGCTGGTGCGCTCGGCGGTCTGGCGCGGAGCCGACGCCGTGGCCCTGCGCGCGGCGCACCGCGCCCTGGCCGAGGCCACCGACGCCGACCGCGACCCCGACCGCCGGGCCTGGCACCGGGCCCACGGCTCGGTCGAACCGGACGAGGACGTCGCCGCGGCCCTGGAACGCTCCGCCGACCGGGCCCTGGCCCGCGGCGGCCGGGCAGCGGCCGGTTCGTTCCTGGAGCGCGCCGCCGCGCTCACCCCGGACGCGCAGGGCCGGGCTCGCAGAGCCCTGGCCGCGGCGCAGGCGTACCTGGATTCCGGACTGCTGACCCGGGTACCCGACCTGGTCACCGCCGCCGAACTGGGCCGTCTGGATCCGCTGCAAGGAGCCACCGCGGCCCGCCTGCGCGCCATGGCCACGCACATGGTCAACCCCGGCCACGGCGCGGTCGGCCCGCTGCTCGACGCGGCCGCCGGACTGCGCGACCTGGACCCGGCCGCCGCCCGCCTCACCTCCCTGGTGGCCCTCGGCGCGGCCCTGAGCGCCGGCCGCAACGACCAGGACGGACTACGCCGCGCCGCCGAGGTCGTGCGCGACCTGCCGACCGGCCAGGACGCCGCCGGCCAGCTGGCGCGGGGCCTGCTCACCTGGGCCGTGGACGGACCCGTCGCCGCCGTGGCACCCCTGGAGCAGGCACTGCGCTCGTTCGCCGACAGCCAGGGCCTGCCGCTGCTGTGGTACGCCGCGAGCGTGGCTATGGAGCTGGGCGACCTGCGGGCACTGCAGGACATCACGGAGCGTGCCGTGCGCTCGGCCCGCGAAACCGGCGCGCGCTCAACCCTGCCGTGGGCACTGGCGCACCGAGCCGCCGCCGTCGGATACGCGGGCAGCTTCTCCGAGGCCGAGGACCTGCTCGCCGAGGCCGCAGCCGCGCAACAGGCCGTGGGTATGCCGACGGAGAGAGCGGCCAGAGCCGTGGTGGCGGCCCACCGAGGACGGAAGCAGGCGGCGCTGGAACTGGCCGATTCCATGGACCGCAACGGCGAACAGCAAGGGCTGGGACGCCAAATCGGCCTGGCGGCATACGCGCGGGCGATCCTCTACAACGGCTCGGGCGACTATCCCTTGGCATTGCAGGCCGCGACCCGAGGCTTGGAGTACCCGGACTTCGCCATCCACTACTGCACCCTGAGCGAACTGGTCGAGGCCGCGACCCGAGCCGGCGAACCGGCGACGGCGGCACACGCCTGCGAACGCCTCTCCGACTGGACGCGCGCCGACACCCCCTGGGCCCTGGGCGCATGCGCACTCGCCTCCGCACTCACCGCAGAGCAGAAGCTCGCGGAGGACCGCTACCGCGAAGCGATCGACCACTTCACCCGAGGCGGCCTCGGCACGTTCACGGCCCGCGCCCGCCTGCTGTTCGGCGAATGGCTACGCCGCCAAAACCGTCGCTCCCAAGCCCGCGACGAACTGCGCGCAGCCCACGAGGCGTCGATCACCATCGGCATGGAGGCCTTCGCCGAACGAGCACGCCGGGAGCTGCTCGCCACCGGCGAGACGGTGCGCAAGCGCACGGTCGGCGCGCCGGTGCTGACGCCGCAGGAGGCGCAGATCGCGCGGCTTGCCGCGGCTGGCCAGTCGAATGCCGAGATCGGGGCGGAGTTGTTTCTCAGTCCGCGAACGGTGGAGTGGCACTTGCGGAATGTTTTTGCCAAGGCGGGGATTTCTTCGCGGCGGGAGTTGGGTGGGGCGCTTTTGCGGTGA
- a CDS encoding NAD(P)-binding domain-containing protein, translating into MTDVVVIGAGQAGLSSAYHLRRAGFAPDTGYVVLDGDRAPGGAWQHRWPSLRMETVNGIFDLPGMAFEAPSPRERASEAVPRYFAQYEEHFQLAVHRPAAVQAVRYGPQERLLVETATETWAARAVINATGTWNKPFWPYYPGRETFRGRQLHAAAYPGPQEFAGKRVIVVGGGITAIGLLTELATAGATTTWVTRRPPVFRDQPFTREYGREVVAMVDARVRAGLVPQSVVGVTGLPVTEAIREAQRSGVLDRLPMFDRITPDGVAWDAATDVSGTDAGAPDAGTSPTPRNVEADVILWCTGWRAALDHLAPLHLRAPGGGITMDGTRVVLEPRLHLVGYGPSASTVGANRAGREAVRDIRRLLADRAAPALAA; encoded by the coding sequence ATGACGGACGTCGTAGTGATCGGTGCCGGCCAGGCCGGTCTGTCCAGCGCCTACCACTTGCGCAGAGCTGGCTTCGCCCCCGATACCGGCTACGTGGTCCTGGACGGCGACCGGGCACCGGGCGGCGCGTGGCAGCACCGCTGGCCCTCGCTGCGGATGGAGACCGTCAACGGGATCTTCGACCTGCCCGGCATGGCCTTCGAGGCCCCGTCGCCGCGCGAGCGGGCCTCGGAGGCGGTTCCGCGCTACTTCGCCCAGTACGAGGAGCACTTCCAGTTGGCCGTGCACCGGCCGGCCGCGGTCCAGGCCGTGCGCTACGGGCCGCAGGAGCGCCTGCTGGTCGAGACCGCCACTGAGACCTGGGCCGCGCGCGCTGTGATCAACGCGACCGGCACGTGGAACAAGCCGTTCTGGCCGTACTACCCCGGCCGCGAGACCTTCCGCGGACGCCAGTTGCACGCCGCCGCCTACCCCGGCCCGCAGGAGTTCGCGGGCAAGCGCGTGATCGTGGTCGGCGGCGGCATCACCGCGATCGGTCTGCTCACCGAGCTCGCGACGGCCGGGGCCACGACGACCTGGGTGACGCGCCGGCCGCCGGTGTTCCGCGACCAGCCGTTCACGCGGGAGTACGGACGCGAGGTCGTCGCCATGGTGGACGCCAGGGTGCGTGCCGGACTGGTGCCGCAGAGCGTGGTCGGCGTCACCGGCCTGCCGGTGACCGAGGCGATCCGCGAGGCGCAGCGCTCCGGGGTGCTGGACCGCCTTCCGATGTTCGACCGGATCACGCCGGACGGCGTCGCCTGGGACGCCGCCACAGATGTCAGCGGCACTGATGCCGGCGCGCCTGATGCCGGCACGTCGCCGACGCCGCGCAACGTCGAGGCGGACGTGATTTTGTGGTGCACCGGCTGGCGCGCGGCGCTGGACCATCTGGCGCCGCTGCACCTGCGCGCGCCCGGCGGCGGCATCACCATGGACGGCACGCGCGTCGTCCTGGAACCGCGCCTGCACCTGGTGGGTTACGGTCCTTCGGCCAGCACCGTGGGGGCCAACCGCGCCGGGCGCGAGGCCGTCCGGGACATCCGGCGGCTGCTGGCCGACCGGGCCGCGCCGGCGCTGGCGGCGTAG
- a CDS encoding TetR/AcrR family transcriptional regulator — MQRDAEATRLRLITAGRAEFAARGLTGARVDRIAEAAQANKAQIYHYFKSKAGLFDAVWEDVLRETVEGLPLDVEDLPGAAALLCDAYVDHPELSRLITWRRLERLEHEDPAAPAAPAPMAHDVQGRIALIEQALRNGVIGGRFDADVLFALILHVAAFWEFTSPDVMASVSVTDREGRREVVRSVTAALLEGASEA; from the coding sequence ATGCAGCGCGACGCTGAAGCCACCAGGCTGCGTCTGATCACCGCCGGCCGCGCGGAGTTCGCCGCCCGCGGCCTGACCGGGGCCCGGGTGGATCGCATCGCCGAGGCCGCGCAGGCCAACAAGGCGCAGATCTACCACTACTTCAAGAGCAAGGCCGGGCTGTTCGACGCGGTGTGGGAGGACGTGCTCCGGGAGACCGTCGAAGGACTGCCGCTGGACGTCGAGGACCTTCCCGGCGCCGCGGCCCTGCTGTGCGACGCCTACGTCGACCATCCGGAACTGTCGCGGCTGATCACCTGGCGCCGCCTGGAACGGCTGGAGCACGAGGACCCGGCGGCCCCGGCGGCCCCGGCACCGATGGCGCACGACGTCCAGGGCCGGATCGCGCTCATCGAACAGGCGCTGCGCAACGGCGTGATCGGCGGCCGCTTCGACGCCGACGTGCTGTTCGCCCTCATCCTGCACGTCGCCGCGTTCTGGGAGTTCACCAGCCCGGACGTGATGGCCTCGGTGTCGGTCACCGACCGGGAGGGACGCCGCGAGGTAGTGCGGTCGGTGACCGCCGCGCTGCTGGAGGGCGCTTCAGAAGCCTGA
- a CDS encoding AAA family ATPase: MKLLGRRAECARLDALLKATREGASGVLVLSGEAGIGKTALLDHAVRSAVGVRVLRASGVESEMDLPYAALHRLCLPLLDGVDHLPGPQAEALATVFGMRAGDRPGPFLVGLGVLNLLAEAARGGPLLCAVDDAHWLDEASAQAIAFVARRLRAESILVLITSRTPIRSMRGLVELGVGGLAPAASGELLDSVVRWPLDDGVRAAILAEARGNPLALLELPLASPDRLAGGFGLLEATALTGRIEESFRRRIAELPADCQELLLLAAAESAGDPVLIWRAAAALGLSPDAGGACEDAELLTIGLRFAFRHPLVRSAVYHAASAEARRRVHRVLADATSREADPDRRAWHLAQAAEHQDEAVAAELQDSAARAQSRGGLAAAAAFLERAAALTPDPVVRAERELLAARDKYHAGAPEGAQVLLDKVESGPYDELRAAHVLQLRGHLAFVTGSAALAPSLLLEAARQFEALDPVLARETYLDAIIYALRVGRFADEVTVTEVAKAAAAAPAPGPNRQARAQDLLLDALAVVYTEGHSAGAPMVRRALDAFSLEAEGLSVVEATRWLSLACYGAFATWDDVAWERISAENVRHIRATGALGMLPVAHSQRMLAHLHAGEFQAAADLLEESDAVLAAIGVDRPAYDVAGVAAWRGQVDEATELLRVAEVAASERRDGNGLTFVQYASAVLLNGLGRFAEARDAALAAADPRGSAFAYWALTEFVEAAVRCGDRAQAEQAVEQIAMSATPSDTDWGLGTQARLRALISEGPEADAHYREAIERLGRSRGHVELARTHLLYGEWLRGQERVAEAQEQLSAAHGRFAEMGAEAFAERARRELAACGVTVAGPAAQQAAELTEQERQIARRARDGRSNAEIGAELFLSARTVEWHLRKVFSKLGISSRRELGVVLS; this comes from the coding sequence ATGAAGCTGCTGGGCCGTCGCGCCGAATGCGCACGACTGGACGCGCTGCTCAAGGCGACGCGCGAGGGCGCCAGCGGCGTGCTCGTCCTGTCGGGCGAGGCCGGCATCGGCAAGACGGCGCTGCTGGACCACGCCGTGCGCTCCGCCGTCGGTGTCAGGGTCCTGCGAGCCTCGGGCGTCGAGTCCGAGATGGACCTTCCCTACGCGGCCCTGCACCGGCTGTGCCTGCCGCTGCTGGACGGCGTCGACCACCTGCCCGGGCCGCAGGCCGAGGCGCTGGCGACGGTCTTCGGGATGCGGGCCGGCGACCGGCCCGGTCCGTTCCTGGTCGGCCTCGGCGTGCTCAACCTGCTCGCCGAGGCGGCGCGCGGCGGTCCGCTGCTGTGCGCGGTCGACGACGCGCACTGGCTGGACGAGGCCTCGGCGCAGGCGATCGCCTTCGTGGCGCGCCGGCTGCGTGCCGAGTCGATCCTGGTGCTGATCACCAGCCGTACGCCGATCCGGAGTATGCGCGGCCTGGTGGAGCTTGGCGTCGGGGGACTCGCTCCGGCGGCGTCCGGGGAGTTGCTGGACTCGGTGGTGCGCTGGCCGCTGGACGACGGTGTCCGGGCCGCGATCCTGGCCGAGGCGCGCGGCAATCCGCTGGCCCTGCTGGAACTTCCGCTGGCGTCCCCCGACCGCCTGGCCGGCGGCTTCGGCCTGCTGGAGGCCACGGCGCTGACCGGCCGGATCGAGGAGAGCTTCCGGCGCCGGATCGCCGAACTGCCCGCCGACTGCCAGGAACTGCTCCTGCTCGCCGCCGCCGAATCGGCCGGCGACCCGGTGCTGATCTGGCGCGCCGCCGCGGCTCTGGGACTCAGCCCGGACGCCGGCGGCGCCTGCGAGGACGCCGAACTGCTGACGATCGGGCTGCGCTTCGCGTTCCGGCATCCGCTGGTGCGCTCGGCGGTCTACCACGCGGCCTCGGCCGAGGCCCGGCGCCGGGTGCACCGGGTCCTGGCCGACGCGACGTCGCGCGAGGCCGATCCGGACCGGCGCGCCTGGCATCTGGCACAGGCTGCCGAGCATCAGGACGAGGCGGTGGCGGCCGAGTTGCAGGACTCGGCGGCTCGGGCGCAGTCCCGGGGCGGGCTGGCCGCGGCGGCTGCGTTCTTGGAACGTGCCGCGGCGCTGACGCCGGATCCGGTGGTGCGTGCCGAGCGTGAACTGCTTGCCGCGCGCGACAAGTACCACGCCGGCGCACCGGAGGGTGCACAGGTGTTGCTGGACAAGGTGGAGTCCGGTCCGTACGACGAGCTGCGCGCGGCGCACGTCTTGCAGTTGCGGGGGCATCTGGCGTTCGTCACCGGCAGTGCGGCGCTGGCGCCGAGTCTGCTGCTGGAGGCGGCGCGGCAGTTCGAGGCGCTCGATCCGGTGCTGGCCCGCGAGACGTATCTGGACGCGATCATCTATGCGCTCAGGGTCGGCCGGTTCGCCGACGAGGTGACCGTCACCGAGGTGGCCAAGGCTGCGGCTGCCGCACCGGCACCGGGGCCGAACCGGCAAGCACGTGCGCAGGATCTGCTGCTTGACGCGCTGGCTGTTGTTTACACCGAGGGGCACAGCGCGGGTGCGCCTATGGTGCGGCGGGCGCTGGACGCCTTTTCGCTCGAGGCCGAGGGGCTGTCGGTGGTCGAGGCGACCCGGTGGTTGTCGCTGGCGTGTTACGGCGCTTTCGCGACGTGGGACGATGTGGCGTGGGAACGGATTTCCGCGGAGAACGTCCGGCATATCCGAGCCACCGGTGCGCTGGGGATGCTGCCGGTCGCGCATTCGCAGCGGATGCTGGCGCATCTGCACGCGGGGGAGTTCCAGGCCGCGGCGGACTTGTTGGAGGAGTCGGACGCCGTCTTGGCGGCGATCGGTGTGGACCGGCCGGCTTACGACGTGGCGGGGGTGGCGGCTTGGCGCGGCCAGGTGGATGAGGCCACTGAGCTGCTGCGGGTCGCTGAGGTGGCGGCGAGCGAGCGGCGCGATGGGAACGGGCTGACGTTCGTGCAGTACGCGTCGGCGGTCCTGCTCAACGGTCTCGGCCGCTTCGCCGAGGCCAGGGACGCGGCATTGGCTGCCGCGGATCCGAGGGGCTCAGCGTTCGCTTACTGGGCGCTGACCGAGTTCGTCGAGGCGGCGGTGCGCTGCGGGGACAGGGCGCAGGCGGAACAGGCGGTGGAGCAGATCGCCATGAGCGCCACGCCGAGCGACACCGACTGGGGCCTGGGGACGCAGGCGCGGCTGCGAGCACTGATCAGCGAAGGGCCCGAGGCCGATGCGCACTATCGGGAGGCGATCGAACGGCTCGGCCGGAGCCGAGGGCACGTTGAGCTGGCACGCACGCATCTGCTGTACGGCGAGTGGCTGCGCGGGCAGGAACGCGTTGCCGAGGCCCAGGAGCAGCTGAGCGCGGCACACGGGCGGTTCGCGGAGATGGGCGCCGAGGCGTTCGCGGAGCGTGCGCGACGTGAGCTGGCCGCGTGTGGGGTGACCGTCGCCGGGCCCGCGGCGCAGCAGGCGGCCGAGCTGACGGAGCAGGAGCGGCAGATCGCTCGGCGGGCGCGCGATGGACGGTCGAACGCTGAGATCGGGGCGGAGCTGTTTCTCAGCGCGCGGACGGTGGAGTGGCACTTGCGGAAGGTGTTTTCGAAGCTGGGGATCAGTTCGCGGCGGGAGTTGGGGGTGGTGCTTTCTTGA
- a CDS encoding lantibiotic dehydratase: MKAGEWTLRTEWALRGAGFPADFAEQLCTKGLADAALAANASDFQPLYAAAAEHVSAQIRAIAADGPFREAVAWQSRSVLRNCLDKLASGRTLQGKVRRQAELTVANYVQRYALKNDSIGFFGPVAWGRAVADGPALDSRPGTGLLARRKVFFEHWAIDKVARALSQDPDVIGHLRPRLSEDKAIVDARVRGVRGAEIALTPLELDLVRRCDGRATIGELTSDPELIADSITDSITGLIADLVERGVLIADLTGPLESDPEITLRAKLNTITDQAVRERLLAALDELIAARDEVASAAGDADRLAVGLAHADAVFEKLTGTAAARRGGEAYAGRCVLFEDTCRDVRVELGPQILEAVAEPLSAILDSARWLVAEAGRAYAARFGQIFDRLSARAEATAIPLAALVQAATPDLYFSFRELPAPVSEVVADFRRRWSELLQIPDGVSRHKVPLDGLAAAVREAFPASPGESAPWSSAVYQAPDLMIAARDAEAAQNGDFLCVLGELHMAMNTLDARPLAEFHEDLPALVAVDEAVLPDRVVAVPAKASRQVTSRTYPSALLSPAYRYWTMYADCTGAPGDVASAAELVVERDQTSPAARLTVRSLRTGECWPLMETLGEQLTAAVVNGFSPLTKTAHTPRVTIGRLVLARESWTFALEDLGWAKLKDEAERYRQACLWRAAQELPARMFYRVATEDKPTFVDFRSPAFVHLLARCVRTSAREEQEQQGTSAIAFSEMLPDTDHCWLRDRQGRRYTSELRMVFVDGRKD, encoded by the coding sequence GTGAAAGCCGGCGAGTGGACTTTGCGCACCGAGTGGGCATTGCGCGGCGCCGGCTTCCCGGCAGACTTCGCCGAGCAGCTGTGTACCAAAGGTCTGGCCGACGCGGCGCTGGCCGCGAACGCCTCCGACTTCCAGCCGCTCTACGCCGCCGCGGCGGAGCATGTCAGTGCCCAGATCCGCGCGATCGCGGCCGACGGCCCGTTCCGCGAAGCCGTGGCCTGGCAAAGCCGCTCGGTCCTGCGCAACTGCCTGGACAAGCTGGCCTCCGGGCGCACGCTCCAAGGCAAGGTCCGCCGCCAAGCCGAGCTCACCGTCGCGAACTACGTCCAGCGCTACGCCTTGAAGAACGACTCGATCGGCTTCTTCGGCCCCGTCGCGTGGGGACGCGCCGTCGCCGACGGCCCGGCCCTGGACTCGCGGCCCGGCACCGGACTTCTCGCGCGGCGGAAGGTGTTCTTCGAGCACTGGGCCATCGACAAGGTGGCGCGCGCCTTGTCGCAAGATCCTGATGTGATCGGGCATCTGCGGCCGCGACTGAGCGAGGACAAGGCGATCGTCGACGCTCGCGTGCGCGGCGTGCGCGGCGCCGAGATCGCCCTTACGCCCCTGGAGCTGGACCTGGTCCGGCGGTGTGACGGCAGGGCGACGATCGGCGAGCTGACATCGGATCCCGAGCTGATCGCCGACTCGATCACCGACTCGATCACCGGCCTGATCGCCGACCTGGTCGAGCGCGGAGTCCTCATCGCGGACCTCACCGGCCCGCTGGAGTCCGACCCCGAGATCACCCTGCGCGCCAAGCTCAACACGATCACCGACCAGGCCGTCCGGGAACGCCTGCTGGCCGCCCTCGACGAGCTGATCGCCGCCCGCGACGAGGTGGCGTCCGCCGCCGGCGACGCCGACCGCCTCGCCGTCGGGCTCGCGCACGCCGACGCCGTCTTCGAGAAGCTGACCGGCACCGCCGCGGCCCGGCGCGGCGGCGAGGCCTACGCGGGCCGCTGCGTCCTGTTCGAGGACACCTGCCGGGACGTCCGCGTCGAGCTCGGGCCGCAGATCCTGGAGGCGGTGGCCGAGCCGCTGTCGGCGATCCTGGACAGCGCGCGCTGGCTGGTCGCCGAAGCCGGCCGGGCCTACGCCGCGCGCTTCGGCCAGATCTTCGACCGGCTCAGCGCGCGCGCCGAGGCGACCGCGATCCCGTTGGCGGCGCTGGTCCAGGCTGCGACGCCCGATCTGTACTTCTCCTTCCGCGAACTCCCCGCACCGGTCTCCGAGGTGGTCGCCGATTTCCGCCGGCGTTGGTCGGAGCTGTTGCAGATCCCTGATGGCGTCAGCCGCCACAAGGTCCCCCTGGACGGACTGGCCGCCGCCGTCCGCGAGGCGTTCCCGGCGAGTCCCGGGGAATCAGCCCCCTGGTCCTCAGCCGTGTACCAGGCTCCTGATTTGATGATCGCCGCGCGTGACGCCGAGGCGGCGCAGAACGGCGACTTCCTGTGCGTCCTCGGCGAGCTGCACATGGCCATGAACACCCTGGACGCCCGGCCCCTGGCCGAGTTCCACGAAGACCTGCCGGCTCTCGTCGCCGTCGACGAGGCCGTGCTCCCGGACCGCGTCGTGGCGGTGCCCGCGAAGGCGTCCCGCCAGGTGACTTCGCGCACCTACCCCTCGGCGCTGCTGTCGCCCGCGTACCGCTACTGGACCATGTACGCGGACTGCACCGGCGCGCCGGGCGACGTGGCCAGCGCCGCCGAGCTGGTCGTGGAACGCGATCAGACCAGCCCGGCGGCGCGGCTGACAGTCCGTTCCCTGCGCACCGGCGAGTGCTGGCCCCTGATGGAAACCCTCGGCGAGCAGCTGACGGCCGCCGTGGTGAACGGCTTCTCGCCGCTGACGAAGACCGCGCACACACCCCGGGTCACCATCGGCCGCCTGGTGCTGGCCCGGGAATCGTGGACCTTCGCGCTGGAGGACCTTGGTTGGGCGAAGCTGAAGGACGAGGCCGAGCGCTACCGCCAAGCCTGCCTGTGGCGCGCGGCACAGGAGCTGCCGGCCCGCATGTTCTACCGCGTCGCGACCGAGGACAAGCCGACGTTCGTCGACTTCCGCAGCCCGGCGTTCGTCCACCTGCTGGCCCGGTGCGTGCGCACCTCGGCGCGGGAGGAGCAGGAGCAGCAGGGCACGTCCGCCATCGCCTTCTCCGAGATGCTGCCCGACACCGACCACTGCTGGCTGCGCGATCGGCAGGGCCGCCGATACACCAGCGAACTGCGCATGGTCTTCGTCGACGGCCGGAAGGATTGA
- a CDS encoding response regulator transcription factor, whose protein sequence is MGSTLIEIALAQRAVLWREGLAALLGRERDFRVVARPTRLEDVWPAVRRHRPGVVLMDAELPGALTLNTVCAQLCERRPDIKVLILVERWATVLKALTRLAPQIGFLTVEVSPAQLVDGLRRIVAGEPVLDLDLAMAALSAGDNPLTDREREVLLKSVDGAPTKVIAAELFLSDGTVRNYLSRAIAKTGAHSRIEAVRIAREEGWI, encoded by the coding sequence ATGGGGTCGACATTGATCGAGATCGCACTGGCGCAACGGGCTGTTCTGTGGCGGGAAGGGCTGGCCGCGCTGCTGGGCCGGGAACGCGACTTCCGGGTGGTGGCGCGGCCCACCCGGCTGGAGGACGTCTGGCCGGCGGTCCGGCGGCACCGGCCGGGCGTGGTCCTGATGGACGCCGAGCTGCCGGGCGCGCTGACGCTGAACACGGTGTGCGCCCAGCTGTGCGAGCGCCGGCCCGACATCAAAGTCCTGATCCTGGTGGAGCGCTGGGCGACGGTGCTGAAGGCGCTGACCCGGCTGGCCCCGCAGATCGGCTTCCTGACCGTCGAGGTGTCCCCGGCCCAGCTGGTCGACGGGCTGCGCCGGATCGTCGCCGGCGAACCGGTGCTGGACCTGGACCTGGCGATGGCCGCGCTGTCCGCGGGCGACAACCCGCTCACCGACCGGGAGCGGGAGGTGCTGCTCAAATCGGTGGACGGCGCGCCCACCAAGGTCATCGCGGCCGAGCTGTTCCTCAGCGACGGTACAGTCCGCAACTACCTGTCGCGGGCCATCGCCAAGACCGGCGCGCACAGCCGGATCGAGGCGGTGCGGATCGCGCGCGAGGAGGGCTGGATCTGA